From a single Brassica rapa cultivar Chiifu-401-42 chromosome A01, CAAS_Brap_v3.01, whole genome shotgun sequence genomic region:
- the LOC103832290 gene encoding uncharacterized protein LOC103832290 has product MDPNEDRRSMKAQKAIFDSLHFVTDSMQGIQERCVCGRRLVRERAPAEVFDYLPGKRFFTCKEYKDDGMHYRQPWVCVVEEELQIMKTRLEKCEEHKSLMVKLEVENQELKAEVEKLIARVSELEYAA; this is encoded by the exons ATGGATCCTAATGAAGATAGGAGATCTATGAAGGCGCAAAAGGCCATCTTCGATAGCCTACATTTTGTAACTGACTCGATGCAAGGAATTCAAGAACGGTGTGTATGTGGGAGACGCTTAGTGCGCGAGAGAGCTCCAGCAGAAGTCTTTGACTACCTACCCGGGAAAAGATTCTTCACATGCAAGGAGTACAAA GATGATGGCATGCATTACAGGCAGCCCTGGGTCTGTGTAGTGGAGGAAGAGCTACAGATCATGAAAACGAGGCTGGAAAAATGTGAAGAGCATAAATCCCTGATGGTAAAGCTGGAAGTCGAGAATCAGGAGCTAAAG gCAGAGGTGGAGAAGCTCATAGCCCGAGTGTCCGAGCTTGAGTATGCCGCATAA